In Saccharolobus solfataricus, a genomic segment contains:
- a CDS encoding DsrE family protein — translation MSDLYAIMVISGEAEKLYMAYITAIGYASSGNKVYMFFTMDGLRGVTKEIEKIQLPNVKPLSYYYENLIELGGDDIELTACEFGMKVKNVDHERLLDKVKVSGVSEFALRSSEAKATLVF, via the coding sequence ATGAGCGATTTATATGCAATAATGGTAATATCTGGAGAAGCCGAGAAACTCTATATGGCCTATATAACTGCAATAGGTTACGCCTCTTCTGGAAATAAAGTATATATGTTCTTCACTATGGATGGATTAAGGGGAGTAACAAAGGAAATAGAGAAAATACAGCTACCTAACGTAAAGCCATTATCATATTACTATGAAAATCTGATAGAATTAGGAGGAGATGACATAGAACTTACAGCATGTGAATTTGGAATGAAAGTTAAGAACGTTGATCATGAAAGGCTGTTGGATAAGGTTAAGGTAAGCGGTGTTTCTGAATTCGCATTAAGGAGTTCCGAGGCTAAAGCCACATTAGTCTTTTAA
- a CDS encoding IS1-like element ISC1173a family transposase has product MNLVTLAQLILMILRNLNLKPRKYELKDIALALAAYSLGVQITKTGIPPSTLYYYLRKVGIRRRRESRPTCPSCNSNRVVKNGSSRGKAKYKCKACGKTFYDVTSHRMDREQRERILKEYLNRMSMRAISRVEGKPLTTVYSLVRRIGIRAFTNLTILKGELKNFTAKSTVFDEFWTYFRVRHGVMREDLWIWTALADGVPFYEFGDRSYGTFRYLLGWLPRSEVNYTDYYCVYQVLDNRVAGKKYTYLVESHNSWCRSHLARLARDTKAVTRSGRMTEYSLALLNVMYPHVFSRERTPLNEAYLKGVQYIRENLI; this is encoded by the coding sequence ATGAACCTCGTAACCCTCGCACAATTAATACTTATGATTCTAAGAAATTTAAATCTTAAGCCGAGAAAGTACGAGCTAAAGGATATTGCATTAGCATTAGCAGCCTACTCCTTGGGAGTTCAAATCACGAAAACGGGAATCCCACCATCAACCCTATACTACTATTTGAGGAAAGTAGGGATAAGGAGGAGAAGAGAAAGCAGACCAACATGCCCATCATGTAACTCTAACAGAGTAGTGAAGAACGGCTCATCTAGAGGGAAAGCAAAATACAAGTGTAAAGCATGTGGAAAGACGTTTTACGACGTCACAAGTCATAGAATGGATAGGGAACAGAGGGAGAGAATCTTAAAGGAGTACTTGAACAGGATGAGCATGAGGGCAATATCAAGAGTTGAAGGTAAACCATTGACTACTGTTTACAGCCTAGTGAGGAGGATTGGGATAAGGGCCTTTACGAATCTAACGATCTTGAAGGGTGAGCTCAAGAATTTCACAGCTAAGTCTACGGTGTTTGACGAGTTCTGGACTTATTTCCGTGTTAGGCATGGGGTGATGAGGGAGGATTTGTGGATTTGGACTGCTCTTGCTGATGGTGTGCCTTTCTATGAGTTTGGGGATAGGAGTTATGGGACTTTTCGTTATCTCTTGGGTTGGTTACCTAGGAGTGAGGTAAACTATACTGACTACTATTGTGTTTATCAAGTTCTCGATAATCGTGTAGCGGGTAAGAAGTATACTTATCTTGTGGAGAGCCATAATTCTTGGTGTAGGTCTCATTTGGCGAGGCTGGCTAGGGATACTAAAGCTGTTACTAGGAGTGGGAGGATGACGGAGTACAGTTTGGCCTTGTTGAATGTAATGTACCCTCACGTATTCTCAAGGGAGAGAACTCCCTTAAATGAGGCATACTTGAAGGGAGTACAGTATATTAGAGAAAACTTGATATAA
- a CDS encoding AAA family ATPase — MLSLLKGVNVIAISGIRRSGKSTIAFQVLRKLISQGIDPRDTLIIKLDDERLIEVNYELLLRESVRNVII; from the coding sequence ATTCTCTCTCTGCTTAAGGGAGTTAACGTTATTGCAATATCTGGAATAAGGAGAAGCGGTAAATCTACCATAGCTTTCCAAGTCCTGAGGAAACTGATTTCTCAAGGAATTGATCCTAGGGATACGTTGATAATCAAACTTGATGACGAGAGATTAATTGAGGTTAATTATGAACTTCTGTTACGTGAGAGTGTCCGGAATGTAATTATCTGA
- a CDS encoding ABC transporter ATP-binding protein has product MGVIEADNLTKRYGDIEVLHGLTFSIEDRSITLVMGPNGAGKSTLLKIIGGLINRTSGYISVLGEDPWNSNKIARKVGIILDKPFLPQYLTVIDIVKEVSSEFNYPLSDAKRLLEDFNLLHFMKNKVRELSAGTKQKLQVVFSLMKNPEIIIADEPTANLDITSRYEVYNTFAVLREKMGLTVLISSHIPAEILAFSTHVLAINNGIMKFFGKVEKLLRNNFLEEFYIVVDNIGKALETLKDRKIEVIGNQIRVSGNLAEISKLLSNAGVRIFYVRNSIIDKSIKGETGWE; this is encoded by the coding sequence ATGGGCGTGATTGAAGCAGACAATCTAACAAAGAGGTATGGTGATATTGAGGTACTCCATGGCCTTACATTCTCCATAGAGGATAGGAGTATAACCTTGGTGATGGGTCCTAATGGTGCTGGTAAGTCGACACTACTTAAGATAATTGGTGGGCTAATAAATAGGACCTCTGGCTATATAAGTGTTTTAGGAGAGGATCCTTGGAATAGTAATAAAATAGCGAGAAAAGTTGGTATAATTTTGGATAAGCCATTTTTACCACAATACCTCACTGTAATTGACATAGTAAAGGAAGTCTCCAGTGAATTTAATTATCCTCTTAGCGATGCCAAAAGGTTATTAGAGGACTTTAATTTGTTACACTTTATGAAAAATAAAGTTAGAGAACTTTCAGCTGGTACTAAACAGAAATTACAGGTAGTTTTTTCTTTAATGAAAAATCCAGAAATAATTATAGCAGATGAGCCTACAGCCAACCTGGATATAACATCACGATATGAAGTCTACAATACTTTTGCAGTGTTAAGGGAAAAGATGGGCTTAACTGTACTAATCTCATCCCATATACCGGCAGAAATTTTAGCATTTTCAACTCACGTCCTGGCAATAAACAATGGTATTATGAAATTCTTCGGTAAAGTAGAAAAGCTACTAAGAAATAATTTTCTAGAAGAGTTTTACATAGTGGTTGATAACATAGGTAAAGCTTTAGAGACATTAAAGGATAGGAAGATAGAAGTCATAGGCAATCAGATAAGGGTTTCGGGTAACCTGGCTGAAATTTCGAAACTCTTATCAAACGCTGGTGTAAGAATATTTTACGTGAGAAATTCTATAATAGATAAAAGTATCAAAGGGGAGACTGGTTGGGAGTAA
- a CDS encoding IS5-like element ISC1234 family transposase, with protein MGVEGSTMARTLRHIPNLMYYPLPPIEDMPWREKWLTEIKPVLDTMDLERVLGEGALVYLKLLIVMVLYSCSYRDAVKMVNVNVVVAWFVGRKVGKSTLHDFVGRLYGVRKKLLEISFKLEEKCLPSYLPASAHLVDFMAWLVDSFLLDLPPGKRSVETFREKAELERREGNLERARKLLSLGRTKRRFEGRWTKKRGVSHYGLKAVAVISVSLFVRSITVKPANFSDKRFKSPLKGIKIADRGFSPSPTQLIAREKPFTTLRAHVEFFGTYLNAFWRPYGTTTWRNDVFLHVLGVIYNIKMFLAIQRRTPPGRRAVQL; from the coding sequence ATGGGAGTAGAGGGTAGTACCATGGCAAGAACATTAAGACACATACCAAACCTGATGTACTACCCTCTTCCCCCAATAGAGGATATGCCGTGGAGGGAAAAATGGTTAACGGAGATCAAGCCCGTGCTGGACACCATGGATTTGGAGAGGGTTCTGGGCGAGGGTGCGCTGGTTTACCTGAAGTTGTTAATCGTCATGGTGCTCTACTCTTGCTCCTATAGGGACGCGGTGAAAATGGTCAACGTGAACGTGGTCGTGGCCTGGTTCGTGGGGAGGAAGGTGGGGAAGAGCACGCTGCACGACTTCGTGGGCAGGTTGTACGGGGTGAGGAAGAAGTTGTTGGAGATTTCCTTCAAGCTTGAGGAGAAGTGCCTACCCAGTTACCTCCCTGCGAGCGCGCATCTCGTGGACTTCATGGCGTGGCTAGTGGACTCCTTCCTACTGGACTTACCTCCTGGGAAGAGGAGCGTGGAGACCTTTCGGGAGAAGGCGGAGCTGGAGAGGAGGGAAGGTAACCTGGAGAGGGCCAGGAAGCTGCTCTCCCTGGGGAGAACCAAGAGGAGGTTCGAGGGAAGGTGGACCAAGAAGAGAGGGGTCTCGCACTACGGGCTCAAGGCAGTGGCCGTGATCTCCGTCTCCCTCTTCGTGAGGTCCATCACGGTGAAGCCAGCCAACTTCTCGGACAAGAGGTTCAAGTCACCGCTCAAGGGGATTAAGATCGCGGACAGGGGATTCTCTCCCTCCCCGACACAGCTCATAGCGCGGGAGAAGCCCTTCACTACCCTGAGGGCCCACGTGGAGTTCTTCGGCACCTACCTGAACGCGTTCTGGAGGCCCTACGGGACCACGACCTGGAGGAACGACGTCTTCCTTCACGTCCTGGGAGTGATCTACAACATCAAGATGTTCCTCGCGATCCAACGGAGGACTCCTCCAGGACGTAGAGCCGTTCAGCTCTGA
- a CDS encoding helix-turn-helix domain-containing protein has translation MIKSYSVLLSHEDWSLLTDKFNEEELRVLMKVRTPSLEKMEENIIAEAYVRDPLILNELINIIKSNNRVIRVKIIENVRTKNELRALILLSAKLRGGISELLMNKGAYYISERISNGLEKWSLVIEDKVFREIILPTLRENTYSLKIIERNDGNLLSVKNLLTSKEYEIMYKAYKMGYFDWPKKVDLKELSEELGISKAATLQALRRAMGKLIRNYVDNLT, from the coding sequence GTGATAAAAAGTTATAGTGTACTATTATCCCATGAAGACTGGAGTTTACTAACCGACAAGTTTAATGAGGAAGAGTTAAGAGTGCTGATGAAAGTTCGTACGCCATCATTAGAAAAGATGGAGGAGAATATAATAGCTGAAGCTTATGTAAGAGATCCTTTGATACTTAATGAACTAATTAACATAATTAAGTCCAATAATAGGGTGATCAGAGTTAAAATTATTGAAAACGTTAGGACTAAGAATGAGTTAAGGGCTTTAATATTGTTGTCGGCTAAGCTAAGGGGAGGAATTAGTGAACTCTTGATGAATAAGGGGGCCTACTATATCTCTGAACGGATTTCAAATGGGTTAGAAAAATGGTCTTTAGTAATAGAGGATAAGGTATTTAGAGAAATAATATTACCCACCTTGAGGGAGAATACTTACAGTTTAAAGATTATTGAGAGAAATGATGGGAATTTGCTTTCTGTAAAGAATTTGCTCACAAGTAAGGAGTATGAAATCATGTATAAGGCGTATAAGATGGGATATTTCGATTGGCCTAAAAAAGTGGATTTGAAGGAATTATCAGAGGAACTAGGGATAAGTAAGGCAGCTACGTTACAGGCTTTAAGAAGGGCAATGGGCAAATTAATTAGGAATTATGTAGATAATTTGACTTAA